From one Dermacentor variabilis isolate Ectoservices chromosome 3, ASM5094787v1, whole genome shotgun sequence genomic stretch:
- the LOC142574819 gene encoding uncharacterized protein LOC142574819, with protein MCSDGAVFAAMNSRGNRNAAPAEREDYEVILPKLPTGRTVLNTIFLHADIRARPYRVEDFKDTLDRLALLPEVLALGAYQMSHVWAVTFKNAEGVKKALTIGEMKVKGRRCVVVDPANQALRLKLHWLLFNVPDEDVRAALAMFGKVTDVVKEKWRVNGIHEKSTTTRTVSIQLHPGVKVDDLPHQLRVGGELALLIAPGRAPVCLRCHTTGHIRRDCRVPRCARCRRFGHDESSCVKTYASVTGPVGKTDAAELVMDEADAEEAAGTSSQVTQKEMRPADMPSYPQQNEQQGDHSLVEKPDVREVPEKTSGSAEYGEPSKDPASQHTESMDVTVQSTGGAVGKRGREATTDDEDRQDVVGSVEPPTKTVATRRASLKPKPNVPPDRKAVLKPST; from the coding sequence ATGTGCTCCGATGGGGCGGTGTTTGCGGCAATGAATAGCCGCGGTAACAGGAATGCGGCGCCTGCTGAACGTGAAGATTACGAAGTCATCTTGCCTAAATTGCCTACAGGTCGTACAGTTTTGAATACCATATTTTTACATGCCGATATTCGGGCCAGGCCTTATCGAGTTGAAGACTTCAAGGATACGTTGGACCGTCTGGCATTGCTCCCTGAGGTACTAGCCTTGGGGGCGTACCAGATGAGTCACGTATGGGCCGTCACCTTCAAGAATGCGGAAGGCGTGAAGAAGGCTCTGACCATCGGTGAAATGAAGGTGAAGGGTCGCCGCTGTGTTGTAGTTGACCCTGCGAACCAAGCCCTGCGCTTGAAGTTGCACTGGCTGCTTTTCAATGTTCCCGATGAAGATGTACGTGCTGCACTAGCCATGTTCGGGAAGGTAACCGATGTCGTGAAAGAAAAGTGGCGTGTGAATGGCATCCACGAGAAAAGTACGACGACGCGGACGGTGAGCATTCAGCTCCATCCAGGCGTCAAGGTTGACGACCTCCCACATCAGCTTCGTGTTGGTGGGGAACTGGCGCTGCTAATTGCGCCAGGAAGAGCACCAGTGTGTTTGCGCTGTCACACCACGGGACATATACGACGCGACTGCCGTGTCCCTCGATGTGCTCGGTGCCGTCGTTTTGGGCATGACGAGAGTTCGTGCGTAAAGACGTACGCAAGTGTAACAGGACCAGTTGGAAAAACTGACGCAGCAGAGCTCGTCATGGACGAAGCCGACGCGGAAGAAGCTGCAGGAACGTCGAGTCAAGTGACTCAAAAGGAGATGCGACCAGCAGACATGCCTTCGTATCCGCAACAAAATGAACAGCAAGGAGACCATAGCCTTGTAGAAAAGCCCGACGTCAGGGAAGTGCCTGAAAAGACAAGTGGGAGCGCTGAATACGGTGAACCTTCAAAGGATCCAGCGAGCCAACACACGGAAAGCATGGACGTCACGGTGCAATCCACCGGAGGCGCAGTCGGCAAACGAGGACGCGAAGCTACAACGGACGACGAGGACAGACAAGACGTCGTTGGGTCTGTGGAACCACCAACGAAAACGGTGGCGACTCGACGCGCGTCATTGAAGCCCAAGCCCAACGTTCCACCAGACAGAAAAGCGGTGTTGAAACCGTCAACGTAG
- the LOC142574820 gene encoding uncharacterized protein LOC142574820: MCSDGAVFAAMNSRGNRNAAPAEREDYEVILPKLPTGRTVLNTIFLHADIRARPYRVEDFKDTLDRLALLPEVLALGAYQMSHVWAVTFKNAEGVKKALTIGEMKVKGRRCVVVDPANQALRLKLHWLLFNVPDEDVRAALAMFGKVTDVVKEKWRVNGIHEKSTTTRTVSIQLHPGVKVDDLPHQLRVGGELALLIAPGRAPVCLRCHTTGHIRRDCRVPRCARCRRFGHDESSCVKTYASVTGPVGKTDAAELVMDEADAEEAAGTSSQVTQKEMRPADMPSYPQQNEQQGDHSLVEKPDVREVPEKTSGSAEYGEPSKDPASQHTESMDVTVQSTGGAVGKRGREATTDDEDRQDVVGSVEPPTKTVATRRASLKPKPNVPPDRKAVLKPST, encoded by the coding sequence ATGTGCTCCGATGGGGCGGTGTTTGCGGCAATGAATAGCCGCGGTAACAGGAATGCGGCGCCTGCTGAACGTGAAGATTACGAAGTCATCTTGCCTAAATTGCCTACTGGTCGTACAGTTTTGAATACCATATTTTTACATGCCGATATTCGGGCCAGGCCTTATCGAGTTGAAGACTTCAAGGATACGTTGGACCGTCTGGCATTGCTCCCTGAGGTACTAGCCTTGGGGGCGTACCAGATGAGTCACGTATGGGCCGTCACCTTCAAGAATGCGGAAGGCGTGAAGAAGGCTCTGACCATCGGTGAAATGAAGGTGAAGGGTCGCCGCTGTGTTGTAGTTGACCCTGCGAACCAAGCCCTGCGCTTGAAGTTGCACTGGCTGCTTTTCAATGTTCCCGATGAAGATGTACGTGCTGCACTAGCCATGTTCGGGAAGGTAACCGATGTCGTGAAAGAAAAGTGGCGTGTGAATGGCATCCACGAGAAAAGTACGACGACGCGGACGGTGAGCATTCAGCTCCATCCAGGCGTCAAGGTTGACGACCTCCCACATCAGCTTCGTGTTGGTGGGGAACTGGCGCTGCTAATTGCGCCAGGAAGAGCACCAGTGTGTTTGCGCTGTCACACCACGGGACATATACGACGCGACTGCCGTGTCCCTCGATGTGCTCGGTGCCGTCGTTTTGGGCATGACGAGAGTTCGTGCGTAAAGACGTACGCAAGTGTAACAGGACCAGTTGGAAAAACTGACGCAGCAGAGCTCGTCATGGACGAAGCCGACGCGGAAGAAGCTGCAGGAACGTCGAGTCAAGTGACTCAAAAGGAGATGCGACCAGCAGACATGCCTTCGTATCCGCAACAAAATGAACAGCAAGGAGACCATAGCCTTGTAGAAAAGCCCGACGTCAGGGAAGTGCCTGAAAAGACAAGTGGGAGCGCTGAATACGGTGAACCTTCAAAGGATCCAGCGAGCCAACACACGGAAAGCATGGACGTCACGGTGCAATCCACCGGAGGCGCAGTCGGCAAACGAGGACGCGAAGCTACAACGGACGACGAGGACAGACAAGACGTCGTTGGGTCTGTGGAACCACCAACGAAAACGGTGGCGACTCGACGCGCGTCATTGAAGCCCAAGCCCAACGTTCCACCAGACAGAAAAGCGGTGTTGAAACCGTCAACGTAG